One window of the Chitinophaga niabensis genome contains the following:
- a CDS encoding MBL fold metallo-hydrolase has protein sequence MFEIKYFTVNPLQENSYVLINDKKDCIIIDPGYYYQNERDEFLQFIRDNGLNVARLLNTHCHFDHIFSNQLVAKTFNVGLEIHQKDQVVLDRASQSGLMYNIPFEPSPMPASYLEEGDKVILGEDELEVILTPGHSPGSISFYCAKQGFVIAGDVLFKQSIGRSDFPGGNLEVLTSSIREKLYKLPDETVVYPGHGPSTTIGFEKKHNPFVPEDPSTRFA, from the coding sequence ATGTTTGAAATCAAATATTTCACGGTGAATCCCTTACAGGAAAACTCGTACGTTCTTATAAACGACAAAAAGGACTGTATCATTATAGACCCGGGCTATTATTATCAAAATGAACGCGATGAATTCCTTCAGTTTATACGGGATAACGGCCTGAACGTTGCCCGCCTGCTGAATACCCACTGCCATTTTGATCATATTTTCAGCAACCAGCTGGTGGCCAAAACCTTTAATGTAGGGCTGGAAATTCACCAGAAAGACCAGGTGGTGCTGGATCGCGCCAGCCAGTCAGGGTTGATGTATAACATTCCCTTTGAGCCATCCCCCATGCCGGCATCTTACCTGGAAGAGGGGGACAAAGTGATCCTGGGAGAAGATGAACTGGAAGTGATCCTTACCCCCGGCCATTCCCCTGGCAGCATTTCTTTCTATTGCGCCAAACAGGGTTTTGTGATTGCCGGAGATGTGTTATTTAAACAGAGTATTGGTCGATCCGATTTCCCAGGCGGTAATTTAGAAGTACTCACCAGCAGCATCCGTGAGAAATTATACAAACTACCGGATGAAACGGTTGTTTATCCGGGCCATGGCCCTTCCACCACTATAGGTTTTGAGAAGAAACATAATCCTTTTGTGCCGGAAGATCCCTCAACGCGTTTTGCGTAG
- the dtd gene encoding D-aminoacyl-tRNA deacylase: MKAVIQRVTNASVTINGAVKSAIDGGLLVLVGIEDADGEEDITWLSNKIVNLRIFNDEAGVMNKSLLETGGKLILVSQFTLHASTKKGNRPSYLKASKPDTAIPLYEKMKARLEQDLGKTIGTGEFGADMKVALLNDGPVTIIIDTKNRE; encoded by the coding sequence ATGAAAGCAGTGATCCAAAGAGTTACAAATGCCAGTGTTACCATCAATGGAGCAGTGAAGTCAGCCATAGACGGAGGTTTGTTGGTTTTGGTAGGGATAGAGGATGCGGACGGGGAAGAAGATATCACCTGGCTCAGTAATAAGATCGTTAACCTGCGGATCTTTAATGACGAAGCCGGGGTTATGAACAAAAGCCTGCTGGAAACAGGGGGAAAACTGATTCTCGTGAGCCAGTTCACCCTCCATGCCTCCACCAAAAAAGGGAACCGCCCCTCTTACCTGAAAGCCAGTAAGCCGGACACGGCTATACCTTTATATGAAAAAATGAAGGCCCGGCTGGAACAGGATCTGGGAAAAACCATCGGTACCGGGGAGTTTGGAGCAGATATGAAAGTAGCCCTCCTCAACGATGGCCCCGTTACCATTATAATAGATACAAAAAACAGGGAATAA
- a CDS encoding nucleotide pyrophosphohydrolase encodes MTIKETQERVDQWIKTTGVRYFSELTNMAILTEEVGEVARLISRKYGDQSFKESDKNKDLGDELADVLWVLVCLANQTGVDLTAALEKNFEKKNIRDANRHKDNEKLK; translated from the coding sequence ATGACCATCAAAGAAACCCAGGAACGTGTAGACCAGTGGATCAAAACCACCGGGGTACGGTACTTCTCTGAACTAACGAATATGGCTATACTCACAGAAGAAGTGGGAGAGGTAGCCCGGCTGATCTCCCGAAAATATGGCGACCAGTCCTTTAAAGAATCCGATAAAAATAAGGACCTGGGAGATGAGCTCGCAGATGTTTTATGGGTACTGGTTTGCCTGGCCAATCAAACCGGAGTAGACCTTACCGCCGCCCTCGAAAAGAATTTCGAGAAGAAGAACATCCGGGATGCAAACCGGCATAAAGACAATGAAAAACTCAAGTAA
- a CDS encoding winged helix-turn-helix domain-containing protein: protein MNPIGNLNKIFESRIRLGVMSVLMVNEEVSFNDLKQMLEVTDGNLASHLATLEENVYIKVHKGFIGRKTNTTYSITKAGEKAFKGHLAALEAMIKFSS from the coding sequence ATGAATCCGATCGGTAACCTGAATAAAATATTTGAAAGCCGCATTCGCCTGGGGGTGATGAGCGTGCTTATGGTAAATGAAGAGGTCAGCTTTAATGACCTCAAACAAATGCTGGAAGTAACAGACGGCAACCTGGCTTCCCATCTGGCCACTTTAGAAGAAAATGTTTATATCAAAGTACACAAAGGATTCATCGGCAGAAAAACCAATACTACCTATTCCATTACCAAAGCAGGCGAAAAAGCCTTCAAAGGGCATCTTGCCGCACTGGAAGCAATGATCAAATTCAGTTCTTAG
- a CDS encoding lipopolysaccharide biosynthesis protein has translation MGNIKKLAGQTIWYGLPTITSRFLSFFTSILFTGFLVPYDFGQMSLVYQVIPFLNVIFTYGLETSYFRFAQTTDKSRLYNTLCVSMLVSTSVFTFFLLAAATPIADLLKLPGHADFIYYTAIIIFLDTLSTLPFARLRQEGRPRKYAFIKLMNVVSNLVFSMFFLMICPMLQKGNPDWMSWYDPLYGVGYILIANLLASLLTLVLLSAEIKVIQWSFDKTLWKEVMRYSLPLVIVGFGGMINELMSRLSFTYLLPGAQFDVQGIFSANYKLALLIVIFIQAFKMAAEPFFFNMSKNEDARLTYARIMKFFVMVCGAVFLGVALFLDIWKLLITTKDASYADALDIVPIITMGTVFLGIYYNLTIWYKLTNQNMIGAYITVAGAVITIVLNIWLIPRFVYMGAAWTTLICYAFMMVTSYLFGQKYYPVPYPVGKILSYLGLATVIFLAHHYLRSQHPGMLLLHAAGLVGLGIYGAVILYMERAEFGSLLSRLRKTR, from the coding sequence TTGGGAAATATTAAAAAACTGGCGGGACAAACGATTTGGTACGGTTTACCTACTATCACCAGCAGATTCCTCAGCTTCTTCACCTCCATACTTTTTACCGGCTTCCTGGTGCCCTATGATTTTGGGCAGATGTCCCTGGTATACCAGGTGATCCCTTTCCTGAATGTTATTTTCACTTACGGGCTGGAGACCAGTTATTTCCGGTTTGCCCAAACTACGGATAAATCAAGGCTGTATAATACCCTCTGTGTTTCCATGCTGGTGAGTACTTCTGTATTCACATTTTTTTTGTTAGCGGCTGCCACTCCTATCGCGGACCTGTTGAAGCTGCCCGGCCATGCTGATTTCATTTATTATACGGCTATTATCATTTTCCTGGACACCCTTTCCACTTTACCTTTTGCCCGTTTAAGGCAGGAGGGCAGGCCCCGGAAATATGCTTTCATCAAACTGATGAACGTGGTTTCCAACCTCGTTTTTTCCATGTTCTTCCTGATGATCTGCCCCATGTTGCAAAAAGGCAACCCGGACTGGATGAGTTGGTATGATCCGCTCTACGGGGTAGGTTATATATTGATCGCCAACTTACTGGCCTCTCTGCTTACCCTGGTACTTTTATCGGCGGAGATAAAGGTCATCCAGTGGTCTTTTGACAAAACGCTTTGGAAGGAGGTGATGCGTTACAGCCTCCCCCTGGTGATCGTTGGGTTTGGCGGAATGATCAATGAGCTGATGAGCCGGCTTTCTTTTACTTATTTATTACCCGGGGCGCAGTTTGACGTGCAGGGTATTTTTTCTGCGAATTACAAGCTGGCGCTGCTGATCGTTATTTTCATCCAGGCATTTAAAATGGCGGCGGAACCTTTCTTTTTTAACATGAGTAAAAATGAGGATGCCCGGCTTACCTATGCGCGGATCATGAAATTCTTTGTGATGGTTTGTGGTGCGGTATTCCTGGGGGTTGCACTTTTCCTGGATATCTGGAAATTACTGATCACTACCAAAGATGCCTCCTATGCAGATGCCCTGGATATTGTACCTATTATTACCATGGGCACGGTGTTCCTCGGAATTTATTATAACCTCACCATCTGGTATAAGCTCACCAATCAGAACATGATCGGCGCCTATATTACTGTGGCCGGGGCTGTGATCACCATTGTACTCAACATCTGGCTGATCCCCCGGTTCGTTTACATGGGCGCAGCCTGGACAACCCTGATCTGTTATGCTTTTATGATGGTTACTTCCTATCTGTTCGGGCAGAAATATTATCCTGTTCCCTACCCGGTAGGCAAGATCCTTTCCTACCTGGGGCTGGCAACCGTTATTTTCCTGGCACATCATTACCTCCGTTCCCAGCATCCGGGTATGCTTTTACTGCATGCGGCCGGGCTTGTGGGTTTAGGTATATATGGCGCCGTTATCCTTTATATGGAAAGGGCAGAATTTGGCAGCCTGCTTTCCCGCCTACGCAAAACGCGTTGA
- the arfB gene encoding alternative ribosome rescue aminoacyl-tRNA hydrolase ArfB, with protein sequence MLDVASEIKFKTARSGGSGGQNVNKVETMVEGYFNIAESAILTEEQKTRILSKLGSKLNAEGLLQVKSQTERSQLGNKGEVIKKMNHLLQQALIVPKKRIKVKPTKAMIEKRIQLKKRLSDKKNNRRNNFGNE encoded by the coding sequence ATGCTGGATGTAGCATCGGAAATTAAATTTAAGACCGCCCGTAGTGGTGGCAGTGGCGGACAGAATGTGAACAAGGTGGAAACCATGGTGGAAGGCTATTTTAATATTGCGGAGTCTGCCATTTTAACCGAAGAGCAGAAAACACGGATCCTTTCCAAACTGGGCAGCAAGCTGAATGCCGAGGGGCTTTTACAGGTGAAGAGCCAAACCGAACGCAGTCAGCTGGGCAATAAGGGAGAGGTGATCAAAAAGATGAACCATCTTTTGCAACAGGCGCTTATCGTTCCAAAGAAACGCATCAAGGTGAAACCTACAAAGGCGATGATAGAAAAGCGGATCCAATTGAAAAAACGGTTGAGCGATAAAAAGAACAACCGCCGGAATAACTTTGGAAACGAGTAA
- a CDS encoding diacylglycerol kinase family protein, translating to MFSKRLQSFRHAFNGIRSFLRSEPNGRIHFVATIVVIIAGVWFHCSLTEWAILIIVMAMVWLTEMLNTSIEKIMDHITPEQHSGVKRIKDIAAGAVLIAALAAAITGALIFVPKIV from the coding sequence ATGTTTTCCAAACGCCTGCAAAGTTTCCGGCATGCCTTTAACGGCATCAGATCCTTCCTCCGCAGTGAACCTAACGGCCGCATCCATTTTGTGGCTACGATTGTGGTGATCATAGCAGGGGTATGGTTCCATTGCAGCCTTACAGAATGGGCCATACTCATCATTGTAATGGCCATGGTTTGGTTAACAGAAATGCTCAATACTTCCATCGAAAAGATCATGGACCATATTACACCGGAACAACATTCCGGTGTGAAAAGGATCAAGGATATTGCAGCCGGGGCAGTACTCATAGCTGCACTGGCCGCTGCCATAACAGGTGCATTGATCTTTGTTCCGAAAATAGTATAA